One stretch of Flavobacterium sp. 9 DNA includes these proteins:
- a CDS encoding DUF4962 domain-containing protein, which yields MINKKIYTVVFSILSLSVFSQQQSAIIKLTAEKLHSRVREWPYPVNGITVPTNAPALLWPGTNGKEMVKPMESGSEVPEDPNIGNVRYKIMLASNPDFTKDLLLGTEQRWAVYPLHHALKAGKWYWKYGYALKESTQWTWSSVYDFVVDAKYADQKVSPPISEVLKRNEGAHPLLWDMNRIGEDFYRSNLENPEAKKFIAFAEKLMQAPLPTEKPQRVIDTTGKNKLEKKIIIERMYHGFGDAVGNPVRNLCIAYQLTKDKRFILDAKRRAINIANMNPDGLATGDDFTSGAVLEALGWFYDAGYEFLTPAEKEQFKNIITIRAKRVYSHLPNRFELHVSDNHVWQITLRNLAIATVAVINDVPEAKEWLTYMYEVWSARFPVLGTTDGGWHEGNGYFRVNFKSIIYLSQMFGDFSGVDYFKLPWMENLPYYMMYTHPSGAASTAIGDMWENIPYIVKGEAWFADALTYRMNNPYLNWYVGEIKRDYPSYYHGTDDFLFFRLLNYKPNRNLPATSPEKLPKSRKFGDVGVVAMHEDLAKANKTLSSYLFSSPFGSSGHGHASQNAFTINYKGKVIFGRTGYYSNFSDKHNLLYYRSSKAYNTILADSLNQKIGEEGYGWIPRAISGQRIQYALGDASNAYGEIKSDFWLDRFKQINVVPSKANGYGDSGVTLYRRHMLQLEGGYIVLYDELEAKNPVKWTTQFHCPYYTIEGENSANAKQQNFIVKTDLGNVNASVFANSPLKMAVHNKFYEAAVNWNKVTNDEGQIKEFKDQWHAGITSESKQKFKYLTIIQIKDGKTETIKTLSDNDGLSHFQVGDWDIHVQLNGEKPAALQIVGKSAKSLFSYGNLPIKFEGKTYSPKIAGSSVLLEINNKKITKQEVIDELPDVAKYDKN from the coding sequence ATGATCAATAAAAAAATATATACTGTCGTATTCTCCATTTTAAGCTTGTCTGTTTTCAGCCAGCAACAATCCGCAATTATAAAACTGACCGCAGAAAAATTGCATTCAAGAGTACGCGAATGGCCTTATCCTGTAAACGGAATAACGGTTCCTACCAATGCTCCTGCCCTGCTTTGGCCGGGAACAAATGGCAAAGAAATGGTTAAACCAATGGAAAGCGGCAGCGAAGTTCCTGAAGATCCAAACATTGGCAATGTGCGTTACAAAATAATGCTGGCAAGTAATCCCGACTTCACAAAAGATTTGCTATTAGGAACAGAACAACGTTGGGCAGTTTATCCTTTACATCACGCTTTAAAAGCTGGAAAATGGTATTGGAAATATGGGTACGCCTTAAAAGAAAGCACTCAATGGACATGGTCATCTGTTTACGATTTTGTAGTCGATGCCAAATATGCGGATCAAAAAGTGTCTCCGCCAATAAGTGAAGTTCTTAAACGAAACGAAGGTGCACACCCACTTTTATGGGATATGAATCGTATTGGTGAAGATTTTTATCGCAGTAATCTGGAGAATCCTGAAGCTAAAAAATTTATTGCTTTCGCAGAAAAGCTAATGCAAGCGCCTCTTCCTACTGAAAAACCTCAGAGAGTAATTGACACCACCGGAAAAAATAAGCTCGAGAAAAAGATCATTATAGAAAGAATGTATCACGGTTTTGGTGATGCTGTGGGAAATCCTGTTCGCAATCTATGTATCGCGTATCAACTCACAAAAGACAAACGTTTTATTCTCGATGCAAAACGCAGAGCAATAAACATTGCCAATATGAATCCTGACGGATTAGCAACAGGCGATGATTTTACAAGTGGTGCAGTTCTCGAAGCGTTAGGTTGGTTTTATGATGCAGGATACGAATTTCTAACTCCTGCCGAAAAAGAACAATTCAAAAACATAATTACAATTAGAGCCAAACGAGTTTACAGTCATTTGCCAAATCGTTTTGAACTCCATGTAAGCGACAATCATGTTTGGCAAATTACATTGCGAAACCTTGCTATTGCAACAGTTGCAGTAATCAATGACGTTCCTGAAGCCAAAGAATGGTTAACCTATATGTATGAAGTCTGGTCAGCAAGATTCCCCGTTTTAGGCACAACAGATGGTGGCTGGCACGAAGGAAACGGCTATTTCAGAGTAAACTTTAAATCCATAATTTACTTGTCTCAAATGTTTGGAGACTTTAGCGGAGTGGATTATTTTAAATTGCCCTGGATGGAAAACCTTCCGTATTACATGATGTACACACATCCAAGTGGTGCTGCAAGTACTGCAATTGGTGATATGTGGGAGAATATTCCGTATATCGTAAAAGGCGAAGCCTGGTTTGCCGATGCACTTACATACAGAATGAACAATCCGTACTTAAACTGGTATGTTGGCGAGATAAAACGAGATTATCCAAGCTATTATCACGGCACAGACGATTTCTTATTCTTTAGATTATTAAACTATAAACCTAACCGAAATTTACCCGCAACCTCACCTGAAAAACTGCCTAAATCGCGCAAATTTGGTGACGTTGGTGTAGTTGCTATGCATGAAGATTTGGCGAAAGCCAATAAAACATTAAGCAGTTATTTATTCAGCAGTCCGTTTGGGTCTTCAGGACATGGCCATGCTTCGCAAAATGCTTTTACTATCAACTATAAAGGCAAAGTAATCTTTGGCAGAACGGGTTATTACAGCAATTTTAGCGACAAACACAATCTTTTATATTACAGATCATCAAAAGCATACAATACTATTTTGGCCGATAGTTTAAATCAGAAAATTGGTGAAGAAGGTTACGGTTGGATTCCAAGAGCAATTTCGGGTCAGCGCATTCAATATGCTTTAGGAGATGCCAGCAATGCTTATGGCGAAATAAAAAGCGATTTCTGGCTCGACAGATTCAAACAAATCAATGTTGTACCAAGCAAAGCAAACGGTTACGGAGATTCGGGCGTAACATTATACCGCAGACATATGTTGCAATTAGAAGGTGGATATATTGTTTTGTACGACGAATTAGAAGCTAAAAATCCTGTAAAATGGACCACTCAATTTCACTGTCCATATTATACAATTGAAGGAGAAAATTCGGCGAATGCCAAACAACAAAATTTCATTGTAAAAACAGATCTGGGAAATGTAAATGCAAGTGTTTTTGCCAATAGTCCGTTGAAAATGGCTGTACATAACAAATTTTACGAAGCTGCCGTAAACTGGAATAAAGTCACAAATGACGAAGGTCAAATCAAAGAATTTAAAGACCAATGGCATGCCGGAATAACTTCTGAATCCAAACAAAAATTTAAATATTTAACCATTATTCAAATCAAAGATGGCAAAACAGAAACAATTAAAACACTATCTGACAATGATGGTTTATCCCATTTTCAGGTTGGAGATTGGGATATTCACGTGCAACTAAACGGTGAAAAACCTGCAGCCTTACAAATCGTTGGTAAAAGTGCTAAATCATTGTTTAGCTATGGAAATTTGCCCATTAAATTTGAAGGAAAAACATATTCGCCTAAAATCGCCGGAAGTTCTGTATTACTGGAAATAAACAACAAAAAAATAACGAAACAAGAAGTAATTGACGAATTGCCGGATGTTGCTAAATACGATAAAAATTAA
- a CDS encoding sulfatase — translation MMFQKNILVLCLLGILNIPLLSTAQTAARPNILIIMTDQQTADAMSISGNNDLHTPAMDKLAQNGIRFTKAYCAQPLCSPSRSSIMSGKMPFETGFIGNAPEKDGQWPEDLLMMGKIFQNGGYKTGYVGKWHLPVPTTKKSQHGFEYIENTNFQDYNDAATPSFCARFIKENKNTPFLLVASFLNPHDICEWARDEDLKMDILEKAPPADQCPQLPANWKIPDNEPKIVRDQQKISFRTYPTVNWSPDQWRQYRWAYNRLVEKVDSYIEMVLASLKKYNIEKNTIIIFTADHGDGYAGHSWNQKQILYEESAKIPFIISKIGEWKPRTDDLLVCNGTDIIPTICGFTGVPKPAYLKGIDISKKIENPTEKLRDTLVIETDFADNEELLNISGRAVITKDYKYIVYNKGELKEQLFNLTTDLGEITNLAVNKTYKKELIAMRRYLKQWCKNNGDTFNSGL, via the coding sequence ATGATGTTTCAAAAAAACATATTGGTTCTATGTCTATTAGGGATACTAAACATTCCTTTATTAAGTACTGCACAAACTGCTGCGCGTCCAAATATTCTGATCATCATGACAGATCAGCAAACCGCCGATGCCATGAGTATCTCCGGCAACAACGATTTGCACACACCTGCAATGGATAAACTGGCACAAAACGGAATCCGTTTTACCAAAGCCTATTGCGCCCAGCCATTATGTTCGCCATCACGTTCTTCTATAATGAGCGGTAAAATGCCTTTTGAAACAGGTTTTATAGGCAACGCTCCTGAAAAAGACGGTCAATGGCCGGAAGATTTATTGATGATGGGAAAAATTTTCCAAAACGGAGGCTATAAAACCGGATATGTAGGCAAATGGCATTTACCAGTTCCCACAACTAAGAAAAGTCAGCATGGTTTTGAATATATCGAAAACACCAATTTTCAGGATTACAACGATGCCGCAACACCTTCTTTCTGCGCACGATTTATCAAAGAAAATAAAAACACTCCGTTTCTTTTAGTTGCTTCTTTTTTAAATCCGCATGACATTTGCGAATGGGCTCGTGACGAAGATCTAAAAATGGATATCTTAGAAAAAGCACCTCCCGCAGATCAATGTCCGCAATTACCCGCGAACTGGAAAATCCCTGACAACGAACCGAAGATTGTCCGCGATCAGCAAAAAATAAGTTTCAGAACCTATCCAACTGTCAATTGGAGTCCCGATCAATGGCGTCAATACCGTTGGGCATACAATCGCCTTGTTGAAAAAGTAGACAGTTATATCGAAATGGTTCTTGCTTCTTTGAAAAAGTATAATATCGAAAAAAACACCATCATCATTTTTACAGCAGATCACGGCGACGGTTATGCAGGACACAGTTGGAATCAGAAGCAAATATTATATGAAGAATCTGCTAAAATCCCGTTTATCATTTCAAAAATTGGCGAATGGAAACCCAGAACTGATGATTTATTAGTTTGCAACGGAACCGATATTATCCCAACGATTTGTGGTTTTACAGGTGTTCCAAAACCAGCATATTTAAAAGGAATCGACATCAGTAAAAAAATAGAAAATCCAACAGAAAAACTGCGAGATACTTTAGTCATTGAAACTGATTTTGCTGATAATGAAGAACTATTAAACATTAGCGGACGCGCCGTCATCACAAAAGATTACAAATATATAGTCTACAACAAAGGCGAATTAAAAGAACAACTTTTCAATTTAACCACAGATCTGGGAGAAATCACAAATCTTGCCGTAAACAAAACATACAAAAAAGAACTAATCGCCATGCGTCGTTATCTAAAACAATGGTGCAAAAACAATGGAGACACATTCAATTCAGGATTGTAA
- a CDS encoding ROK family protein → MNTLKPAQISKSYAIGIDIGGTSLKCGVVNEQGEILFSFIVSLKEAKTEAEIITLMVNAITQCTDQLKEPIVGIGIGFPGLIEDDVIIGGGVNLPGFEQLPLGKILNELTGHNIVIDNDANLMGLAELIYGAAKDSTDAVFLTIGTGIGGAIMINKGLYSGFKNRGGELGHTVIQQNGILCNCGGRGCLETYASVTALINYYKAINPAAEENIDGKTIIEKYLSGEDHAVKTMQHHFDYLAAGIVNFVNIFSPQKVIIGGGISEAGPFYTDELTKRVKTFAIPVAFAHTKIVAADLGNKAGLLGACANAFQKFKKTEYAL, encoded by the coding sequence ATGAATACCTTAAAGCCTGCCCAAATATCTAAATCGTATGCCATTGGAATAGATATTGGTGGCACATCCCTTAAATGTGGCGTAGTGAATGAACAGGGCGAAATTTTATTTTCGTTTATAGTTTCCTTAAAAGAGGCTAAAACCGAAGCAGAAATTATAACCTTGATGGTCAACGCTATCACACAATGTACAGATCAGTTAAAAGAACCAATTGTTGGTATCGGAATTGGTTTTCCCGGTCTTATCGAAGATGATGTTATTATTGGCGGTGGCGTTAATTTGCCTGGTTTTGAGCAATTGCCATTAGGTAAAATTCTGAATGAGCTTACAGGTCATAATATTGTAATTGACAATGATGCCAACTTAATGGGACTTGCTGAATTAATCTACGGCGCAGCCAAAGATAGTACCGATGCTGTTTTTCTAACTATTGGAACAGGAATTGGCGGAGCAATTATGATCAATAAAGGACTTTATAGCGGTTTCAAAAATCGTGGTGGTGAATTAGGACATACCGTAATTCAGCAAAACGGAATATTATGCAATTGCGGCGGACGCGGTTGTTTAGAAACCTACGCTTCTGTGACGGCATTAATCAATTATTATAAAGCTATAAACCCAGCAGCCGAAGAAAACATCGACGGTAAAACCATAATCGAAAAATACCTGTCAGGTGAAGATCATGCCGTAAAAACCATGCAGCATCATTTTGATTATCTCGCTGCGGGAATAGTTAATTTTGTAAACATATTTAGTCCTCAAAAAGTAATTATTGGTGGAGGAATCAGTGAAGCAGGTCCCTTTTATACTGATGAATTAACTAAAAGAGTTAAAACATTTGCAATTCCTGTCGCTTTTGCACACACCAAAATTGTAGCTGCAGATTTAGGTAATAAAGCCGGATTATTGGGCGCTTGCGCGAATGCATTTCAAAAGTTTAAAAAGACAGAATACGCATTGTAA
- a CDS encoding RagB/SusD family nutrient uptake outer membrane protein: protein MKKYIFSRRVIIAAGITCLLLPLNSCNNELEVTPYSYFTTSTFFSNVDEAYMATLGVYESMSSVDSYGYDISLIFDADTDISQMSGLGADDWRTIGHYQGISQTTVFYNAWSKLYEGIDRANVVIERIPQMDLYTNGNPAQKEQLARFVGEAKFLRGFYYSELVRLWGDVPFKTKSSQSGDNLKGALVDRQEIYTQVIKDIQEAALVLPEQTPADERINKWAAKSMLARIAMFAGGYSLNADGTMKRSSNYKEYYKLAQKEINEVLAQNPYKLNPSFSKVFKNQCQHVLEPGENIFQVAFYNPAGTMSNGSWVGYFNGPLTATGLYPNSIGRCLVPKPFYTSFKDGDQRRDFSVATYSINNVGNKLPLLTARQDESWTAAKWSREYQTNSAQERAYTHINWVVMRYSDLLLMRAEVENELNEGPTPIAYDAINQVRRRGFGADIAGSRIAVDIVNKGTGYTAPANVVISITGGGGSDASAAVVTLASGGIGTIAMLRSGDGYTSVPTVTITSTNGKGSGATAVARILPKPTTSEMNLQIGLNKADFLKALQQERAWELAGEGMRRADLIRWGILADKITETNAAVKLIRSNYFYPSIANFVAGKHELYPYPQNETDVNKSITRQNPKY, encoded by the coding sequence ATGAAAAAATATATATTTTCCCGCAGAGTTATTATTGCAGCCGGCATTACCTGTCTACTGTTACCGCTTAATTCCTGTAACAACGAACTGGAAGTTACGCCATATTCGTATTTCACAACTTCTACCTTTTTCTCAAATGTAGACGAAGCTTATATGGCAACTTTAGGAGTTTATGAATCCATGTCGTCTGTTGATAGTTATGGGTATGACATTTCCTTAATTTTTGATGCCGATACTGATATCAGTCAAATGAGCGGATTAGGCGCTGATGACTGGCGTACAATTGGTCATTATCAGGGAATTTCTCAAACCACCGTTTTCTATAATGCATGGAGTAAATTGTATGAAGGAATCGACAGAGCAAATGTGGTAATCGAAAGAATTCCGCAAATGGATTTGTACACAAACGGAAATCCTGCTCAAAAAGAACAATTAGCCCGATTTGTTGGAGAAGCTAAATTCCTGCGTGGTTTTTACTATTCTGAACTTGTCAGACTTTGGGGCGATGTCCCTTTCAAAACCAAAAGTTCACAATCCGGAGATAATCTGAAAGGCGCTTTAGTGGATCGTCAGGAAATTTATACCCAAGTTATAAAAGACATACAGGAAGCCGCTCTTGTTCTTCCGGAGCAAACACCAGCAGATGAACGCATCAATAAATGGGCAGCAAAATCAATGCTTGCCAGAATTGCGATGTTTGCAGGAGGATATTCTTTAAACGCAGACGGAACAATGAAACGTTCTTCCAATTATAAAGAATACTACAAACTGGCACAAAAAGAAATCAACGAAGTATTGGCACAAAATCCATACAAGCTGAATCCTTCCTTTTCTAAAGTATTCAAAAATCAATGTCAGCACGTTTTAGAACCTGGTGAAAATATTTTTCAAGTTGCTTTTTACAATCCCGCAGGAACAATGAGCAATGGTTCCTGGGTTGGTTATTTTAACGGACCGCTTACTGCAACAGGTTTATACCCAAATTCAATAGGACGCTGTTTAGTACCAAAACCATTTTATACAAGTTTTAAAGATGGCGATCAACGAAGAGATTTTTCGGTTGCAACCTATTCTATCAATAATGTTGGAAACAAACTTCCGCTTTTAACCGCAAGACAAGATGAATCCTGGACAGCCGCAAAATGGAGCCGTGAGTATCAAACCAACTCGGCTCAGGAAAGAGCTTATACACATATCAATTGGGTTGTGATGCGCTACTCTGACTTATTGCTAATGCGTGCCGAAGTCGAAAATGAATTAAACGAAGGTCCCACTCCTATTGCATATGATGCTATAAATCAAGTTCGTAGAAGAGGTTTTGGTGCTGATATTGCCGGAAGCCGAATCGCTGTTGATATTGTAAATAAGGGTACCGGATATACTGCTCCTGCAAATGTCGTAATATCAATTACAGGCGGTGGAGGTTCAGATGCTTCGGCAGCTGTAGTTACACTTGCGAGTGGAGGTATTGGCACAATTGCAATGCTTCGTTCCGGTGATGGCTATACTTCTGTACCAACAGTAACTATAACCAGTACAAACGGCAAAGGTTCCGGAGCGACAGCAGTAGCCCGAATTTTACCAAAACCTACAACTAGCGAAATGAATTTACAAATCGGATTAAACAAAGCTGATTTCCTTAAAGCACTTCAGCAAGAAAGAGCCTGGGAACTTGCCGGTGAAGGAATGCGCAGAGCCGATTTAATTCGATGGGGAATTTTGGCCGATAAAATAACCGAGACAAATGCTGCTGTGAAATTGATTCGCTCGAATTATTTCTATCCGTCAATTGCCAATTTTGTTGCCGGAAAACATGAGTTATATCCTTACCCGCAAAATGAAACCGATGTAAATAAAAGCATTACACGTCAAAATCCAAAATATTAA
- a CDS encoding TonB-dependent receptor, which yields MKRTLFLFLLLTTCKVMYGQDVITVKGIVTDAQNMPMPGATVSEKGTKNSTATSIDGDYQIKVKSNATLVFTYLGTKPKEEQVKNRTLINTKLLDDTNNLDEVVVVGYGTKTRKNLTGAVSSVKGEELAKVPVQNVAQALQGRIAGMQVTMPDGTPGAQPSLRIRGGTSITQSNEPLYVVDGVAQTGGLNFLDPTDIETIDVLKDASSTSIYGAQGANGVVLVTTKRAKGGKLQLSYDSYAGIKTIAKKLPVLNPYQYVQLMYEGAVNDPVRQQKFEDNYGTFDQLEGLYKNRQGINWQEEIFGNAVVSQYHKLAISGGENDTRFNAFYSVNNDQGIMLGSESIKNIAKLSVTHNVSKKLSINAIVNFSNQKITGLSPADGGNARLSMLQNLLQYRPTIGKNGSDDDLKYLTVDPLDNQASPTFQSPLITIESQKREAVNRAINMSMQLRYNITPDLVYSGLISYTDNSDKSKYFNDASGIQAIRSGGPNGGVTHNISTRLNYNNVLTYSKTFNTNHKFDITAGQEYIYNYSEGITATASAFPGVNLGWDKLQLGTIAGIPTTFSEDDTLLSFFGKTNYSYKNRYLLSASIRADGSSKFGTENQWGYFPSVSLAWRVIEEDFMRHVPVFSDLKFRFSYGEAGNNRIANYAALGILNSGSYPLNNQVNITAFQNNIPNPFLKWEATKSTNIGMDLGFFKQRISLTTELYDNRSQDLLYNTRIPSSSGFKKQFQNIGATSNRGLEFTLNTVNIKNGNFNWNTSFNIAFNKTKVLALSEGENSLVTNSYTDKNDYILQVGKPVGVMYGYVSDGLYQVNDFDYNPATSAYTLKTGVVSDNVAVQPGFIKFKDISGPKGTPDGVINDLDRTAIGDANPKFTGGLNNTFSYKGIDLSVFLDFTVGNDIYNANVLNNSRLNFENLNTLQIYADRWTTINAAGQRVTDPTELAALNVGKTIPAYNGNATGRLYSDIIEDGSFLRINNVSLGYTLPKEWLKKSKISNLRIYFTAYNLYVFTKYSGYDPEVSVMNNAITRGVDFSAYPRSKTFLTGLNITL from the coding sequence ATGAAAAGGACTCTATTTTTATTTTTACTCCTTACAACTTGTAAGGTTATGTACGGTCAGGATGTTATTACCGTAAAAGGTATAGTCACCGATGCGCAAAATATGCCAATGCCGGGAGCAACAGTTTCTGAAAAAGGAACTAAAAACAGTACTGCTACCTCTATTGATGGTGATTATCAAATTAAAGTAAAATCTAACGCAACATTAGTTTTTACGTATTTAGGAACAAAACCTAAAGAAGAACAGGTAAAAAACAGAACTCTTATTAATACCAAACTTCTGGATGACACCAACAATCTTGATGAGGTCGTTGTGGTAGGATATGGAACAAAAACCAGAAAGAATCTTACCGGAGCCGTTTCGTCTGTCAAAGGGGAAGAACTAGCTAAAGTTCCGGTGCAAAACGTAGCACAAGCATTGCAAGGACGTATTGCAGGTATGCAGGTTACAATGCCTGACGGAACTCCCGGAGCACAGCCATCGTTAAGAATTCGTGGAGGAACTTCAATCACACAAAGCAACGAGCCTTTGTATGTTGTTGATGGTGTGGCGCAAACTGGAGGATTAAATTTTCTGGATCCAACAGATATTGAAACTATCGATGTCTTGAAAGACGCTTCGTCTACTTCTATTTATGGTGCTCAAGGTGCAAATGGTGTTGTTCTCGTAACTACAAAACGTGCAAAAGGCGGAAAACTGCAATTGAGCTATGATAGCTACGCAGGTATCAAAACAATTGCAAAAAAACTTCCGGTACTGAATCCTTATCAATATGTTCAATTAATGTATGAAGGAGCAGTAAATGATCCAGTAAGACAACAAAAATTTGAAGACAATTATGGAACTTTCGATCAGCTTGAAGGATTATACAAAAACAGACAAGGTATAAACTGGCAAGAGGAGATTTTTGGAAATGCCGTAGTAAGCCAATATCATAAACTTGCGATTAGCGGAGGCGAAAATGATACAAGATTCAACGCGTTTTATTCTGTTAATAATGATCAGGGAATTATGCTAGGAAGCGAATCTATTAAAAACATCGCAAAACTATCCGTTACACATAATGTGAGCAAAAAATTATCTATCAATGCTATTGTCAATTTTTCTAATCAAAAAATAACTGGATTGTCTCCTGCAGACGGCGGAAATGCCAGACTAAGTATGTTGCAAAACTTATTGCAATACCGTCCAACAATTGGAAAAAACGGATCAGATGATGATCTTAAATATCTAACCGTAGATCCGCTGGATAATCAGGCTTCACCAACATTTCAAAGTCCGCTTATAACTATCGAAAGCCAAAAAAGAGAAGCTGTAAACAGAGCCATAAATATGAGCATGCAGCTTCGATACAACATTACTCCTGACTTAGTTTATTCAGGATTGATAAGTTACACGGACAATAGCGATAAAAGCAAATATTTTAATGATGCAAGTGGTATTCAAGCCATTAGAAGCGGTGGACCAAATGGTGGAGTTACACACAATATATCAACTCGTTTAAACTACAACAACGTCTTAACTTACAGCAAAACCTTCAATACAAATCATAAGTTTGATATAACAGCCGGACAAGAATATATTTATAATTATTCAGAAGGAATTACAGCTACAGCTTCTGCGTTTCCTGGTGTTAATTTAGGTTGGGACAAATTGCAATTGGGAACTATCGCAGGAATTCCAACAACATTCTCTGAAGATGATACTTTATTATCCTTTTTCGGAAAAACAAATTACTCTTACAAAAACAGATATTTACTTTCGGCAAGTATTAGAGCTGACGGTTCTTCTAAATTTGGAACTGAAAATCAATGGGGTTATTTCCCATCAGTATCATTGGCGTGGAGAGTTATCGAAGAAGATTTCATGAGACACGTTCCTGTGTTTTCTGATTTGAAATTCCGTTTTAGTTATGGAGAAGCCGGAAACAACAGAATTGCAAATTATGCAGCATTAGGTATTCTTAATTCAGGATCTTACCCGCTTAATAATCAGGTAAATATTACGGCATTTCAAAACAATATTCCAAATCCTTTTCTGAAATGGGAGGCTACAAAGTCAACCAATATTGGTATGGATTTAGGATTCTTTAAACAAAGAATCTCTCTTACTACAGAACTTTATGATAATCGTTCTCAGGATTTGCTTTATAACACGCGTATTCCTTCAAGTTCAGGTTTCAAAAAACAGTTTCAGAATATTGGAGCCACTTCAAACCGCGGACTTGAGTTTACCTTAAATACCGTTAATATCAAAAATGGTAATTTTAATTGGAATACAAGCTTTAACATCGCCTTCAATAAAACGAAAGTTCTTGCTTTAAGCGAGGGAGAAAATTCATTAGTAACCAATAGTTATACCGACAAAAACGACTACATCCTGCAAGTTGGCAAACCTGTTGGTGTAATGTACGGTTATGTAAGTGATGGATTATATCAGGTTAATGATTTTGATTATAACCCGGCCACAAGTGCCTATACCTTAAAAACCGGAGTTGTTAGTGATAACGTTGCCGTACAGCCGGGATTCATTAAATTCAAAGATATTAGCGGACCAAAGGGAACTCCTGATGGCGTAATCAATGATCTTGACAGAACTGCTATTGGCGACGCTAATCCTAAATTTACAGGAGGTTTAAATAACACTTTTAGTTATAAAGGAATTGATTTAAGTGTATTTCTGGATTTTACAGTTGGTAATGATATTTACAATGCAAACGTGTTGAACAACTCCAGACTTAATTTTGAGAACTTAAACACATTACAAATTTATGCTGACAGATGGACTACGATAAATGCAGCAGGACAACGCGTTACAGATCCTACAGAACTTGCAGCTTTGAATGTGGGTAAAACAATTCCTGCTTACAATGGTAATGCGACCGGACGTTTGTACAGCGATATTATCGAAGACGGTTCTTTTTTAAGAATCAACAATGTGAGCTTAGGATACACATTGCCAAAAGAATGGTTGAAAAAATCGAAAATCTCAAACCTCAGAATCTATTTTACAGCTTATAATTTATATGTATTTACCAAATATTCCGGATATGATCCTGAAGTAAGTGTGATGAATAATGCAATAACCAGAGGAGTAGATTTTAGTGCTTATCCAAGAAGTAAAACTTTCTTGACAGGATTAAATATTACACTATAA